TATGGATTCATCTATGGTTCTATGTTCTTTGAGATAAATTCTATAGGCCTTGCTAGTGGTAGAGAATCCAACAAACATTTCTTCataagattttggatcaaactttccaagattttctttgttgttaagcacaaaacatttgcatccaaagacatgaaagtacttaagatttggaggtGTTCCTTTCCATAGTTCATAAGGAGTTCTttttaacccttttctaattATTATCCTATTCAAAATATAGCATGATGTATTTATAGCTTCAGCCCATAAAAATTTAGGAACCTCATTCTCACATAACATAaccctagtcatttcttgaaggcttctattccttctttcaacaaccccattttgttggggtgttctagggcatgaaaaattatgagtaattccaaagtcatcacagaatttttcaaagtgttggttttcaaattcttttccgtgatcacttctcaaGTGGGCcacttttaaatctttttcattttgaattttcttgcaaagggttgagaaagcatgaaaaacatcatttttgtgagcaagaaaaagtacccaaccaaatctagagtaatcatctaccaccactaaaccatagtgtttacctcctaaactttgagttcttgttggaccaaaaagatcaatgtgtAACATTTCCAATAGCCTTTTGGTTGAAATTCCATCTTTTAGTTTAAAAGAAGATTTAacttgtttgcctaattgacaagcatcacaagtaagattcttatcaaattttattttaggaATTCCTCTAatcatatttttctttactagcttagaaatttggtacatgcttgcatgacccaactttctatgccatagccatttttcagatttaaaagatgtaaaacatgttacattttgttctttcaagtcctcaagagttaatccatacacattgttgCATCTTTTAGCTTCAAAAAGAATATCCCCAGTTTTTTCACAAAAAACCAAACacacaaattttctaaaaataacttcaaatcctaaatcacacaattgacttacactaagtaaattatgtttcaaaccatttacaagaagaacatcatttatacaagatgagAAGCTTTTTCCAACTTTTCCAACGGCCACTATCTTTCCTTTACCATTATCACCGAAAGTGACAagtcctccatcatattcatcaagctttatgaagaaggtcGTCTTTCCAatcatatgcctagagcatccgctgtccatgtaccacatattttccttcctcttggatgctaggcatacctacaaaataagctcaagtgaccttaggtatccaaattttcttggatcctttcacgttaaaccatctcctatgtcccaaatcattgtaataaaaaacaacttcgtaaactttatcaccaataattctttcaccaaagaaacacTAAACAGAAAAATGACCGCTTCGGTTACATAACctacaaaatcttggagttCCTGCTTTGTTAAAGTAGGTGGGATCTTGAAACCTTGTGTCATTAGAGGAAGAAGCTCTATCTTTAAAAGAAGGTTTCTTATCAGATTTGTAAAATCCCAAACTAGCTTTATCAAAGAgtggtttttgactagccaataTTTGATTTAGATTTTCAAAACTTTGAGTAAACTTGGCTAAGTCATTTTCAAGACTTTTAACCTTTTtcagcaactcttcattttccttAAAACAGTTTACATAAGCAACTACCGAATGATCACTTTCACAACTTCTAAGTTGAGCTTTCAACTGCTTATTTTCTTCCACAAGATCATAAGCAGTTTCGGCCTCCCTTAGCTTTTCTTTGAGAAAATTATTTTCAGCTTTAAGAATGTCAATTTGTTGTTCAAGATCTTGATTATCAAGCAGaaaacatcttattttttcagaaaggtgGTCTATCATGAGATGAAGGTCTTCAGTGTCAGGGTTTTGAAAGAATACCTGATCTACATGATTTGCCATGAGACAAGGCTGTGACTTGGTCTCAGATTCTTCATCACTgtctgagtcattttccaagTCTTCTCATGATGACATTAGacccttcttcttcctccttttttcttttcctctttcttcAACTTGGGACAATCAGATTTGAAATGCCCCATTTCCTTGTAGTTGTAACAAGTTACTTTGCTAAggtctttcttcattttccttgagctgctgcctttgcctttgaacttcaccattttcctgaattttttggcaaataacacaaattcattttcagaggagttatcactggattcatcatccagaggATTAGTTACAGAAGAAAAatcaattcctttcttttttgactcttttttttaaataagtgttTTCAAAAGTAAGAAggtttcctctcaaatcatcaagtgtcatggaaTTAAGGTTACTGctctcagaaataattaaaacttTTGTTTCTCACTCTTTAGTGAGACATCTCAGCACTCTTCTCACAAGCACAGAATCGGAATGCGTTATTCCCATAGCATCCAAGACAACAATGATGGTGTTGAACCGTTTgaacagttcatcaatggattctccttccttcattgtaaACATTTCATACTCCCTGTTTAACATGTCTATCCGAGTCTTCTTTACAATGGTGGTTCCTTTATGAGTGATTTGCAATTTATCCCAGATTTTCTTTGCtgttgtgcatcgtgatacccGTCGGTACTCCTcgaagctgatagcacagttgagTAAATTTACAGCCTTGGCATTTAGCTCTACTTTCTTTCTATCTTCTTCGGTCCAGCTTGCTTCCGGTTTAAGAGTGACTACTCCTTCAGCACTTGTGTTGGATGGAAATTGAGGACCTTCTAGGATGATCTTCCAAAGTCTGTAGTCTACTGCTTGCACAAAGATCTTCATTCTTTCTTTCCAATAGGTAAAGTTTTTCCTATTGAAAAGaggaggtctgttgcttgacTGTCCTTCTGTGAGATTGTAAGAcactgataaacccatatttcatgagttcttttgtgcttaatttgagtgatttatataatctttcacctacttattcacattaattgcatggttttactttctcctccttattatgtcatattgtgaaaaacatgttttctaagctttgagaattaattattttaattacctttatttccattcgatgccgtgattagtgtgttgagtagtttcagattttctaaggcagaatgacttaaaggatgaaaaaggaaacatactaaaaggaaaggagaaagcaaaaaggagCTTTAAGGAAGCTGatatccacgcgatcgcatggacgatgcgatcgcgtgacataAGCGAAGAttcagcgacgcggccgcatgactgacgcgaccgcgcgccttaagcagaacgcacatgacgcggtcgcatgactgacgcgatcgcgtggcaaggaaaagctccgaatgacgtgaccgcgtgacccacgcggacgcgtgacagaggccacgcaccagaaaattacagaacacgccccagcgagttctaaagccctttttggcccaaatccaagtccagaaagcatagaccagaggttatgaagtgaggGAATACATCCATTGAGGAGGGCTCGcttaattttagttttcaatgatttagatctagtttggagagaggttctctctctctcttttaggatttaggatttcttcttgtttcaagagtaactctggatccaggttttaaatgttcttttattttagttctataattatttattccagcatttgaattgatcatttacttttataatttaatttatgaattattccatgttacagataattatttgaattaatgatattgaggtattttcagtttattattgCTCTTGTTAATTTATGATTATCGTTGTTTACgatttgaagatatttttatttattccagcaattttacttttttcccttttggttctgattaagaatttagtaactcaacagttattaaactcaacgtaattaataatcgttatcttgctaattaaGCTGATCCtgaataatcccaaccttttcttatgaaataattaggattcaaaggtcaatttaattagtcccttgactttcctttgccctggtaaaggttgaccaagtggagtttagattcaacttttattatagttgagagagataactaagttagacctctaaatttccttatcttgccaaaagttgttttacatttatttatttatttttaattgccatttactttacttgtcatttaaatcacttgcttctcatcttctaaaccccgattactgcctttataaccaataataagaacatacttcctcgcagttccttgagaagacgacccgaggtttgaatactcggttaacaatttctaaaggggtttgttacttgtgacacccaaaacgtttgtacgaaggaatttttgtcggtttagagactatatctacaacgcgactgtttttttatgacattctttactggcaaaaatcccgaCGTCAGACACCATATTTGAGCCACTATTTTCAGCCATGTGGATCTTTTCTctaagctgcaaagcttgatctctttgagaccaagctctgataccaattgatggtttcagtggctaagagaatgggaggttgaatcttagccccctttttgcttgattatactttctggtctttgaggagacttttctgtttttgtctcgtccttagccacgagacttttatttttgtctcgtcacttggcacgagatatttttgtttttgctcCTGGACAGTAGAGACAGAATTGGAGTAGGAGAGAAAGAgaattacacccagatatatcctggttcagctgctaagtgcaatgcagcctatatccagtctccatcacaacaatgatggaattttactataatcaacttgattacaaactgtaaagtgctaacccaacttataaggggattcccacagaatcatgaaacacaacatagacgtacaaaggaactctaaggacatctatggcttttcttttaattttgcactctctgtcTTTTTCcactctatggctttttcatacaaacctctctgtttgccttttttccatgagactcaagacatgacaaaattaaacaaaaaaatactaaacagaatacattgaaggagaagaaaatctgtaagcataggtagctatgagacttctgtgccttgcactctcaaactTTCTCCCCTTGCATCAAACCGTGACTGTTCACCCcttttatagagaagaaaagccttcacagttgaaaaaaaaccaagcttaacttattttccttcaaagtagaaccggttcggccacatagagagaagaggtaactcatgcaaaacccaacatgcaaatacctctagttcttctttggtcatcactcttcatcaatccgagtgctccatccttggcttgctctccaagatggatttctggcccttgatgcttcatgatgatgatggcttcatctgctccaatctctgcctcttccatcacttcgccactctagctacttcctgtggtggttgagcagaatcagagacaagccatgcctccaagaatctcttccttgctggccgaatcttcttctttctttttgagtatgaagagctcgagattacctcaccaaatcttaccatttttggtgaaaatctcagccacatcatacttttattttgttatgttttcttgccatcatcatGATGGTCTTGAGACGTGTTCCATCTTCTTTTCGGTGAGTAGGTGTAGCTTCCATGACTTCCTGGACAATGAccgaaagagaaaaaggaaagatgagagagaatgtAGAGTAAAAGCAATTAAATGAAATGAAACAATTTAATGGgattgcttttacttcccttgcTTGAGTGGTGTGCTGCATTAATCAAATCAATCATGTCACTCATACTCTCTCTTTCTCATTTATATTTCCAATGCCAccatattaaaatttgaaatccatccTTAATGAGAAATGGAATCCGTTGGAGAGCATAAGGCAAATGataacatttgctttcctgatggaTTTTTGGATCAAACATTGGATCATGTAGCATCAATATCAATTTGGGCTTGTAACAGTAATAGCTTCAATTTGGCCCAAATAATATAACAACAATTCAGCCACATAGTATAAGAAACATGAAGCAAGGCTGATTGCAAGTTTAGATTTTGGGCTTGCAACTAATCTTTTATTTTCGGCCCAATTATAAAACTGcaatacaaaattattaattaacatatgttaaatgaaaaccaaattaataattttgtaattaaatatttcaataatgtttgttcatcatcaaaattaaattagagctttccaaactcatcatggaacaattttaaaatataaaaaatttgtatcttttattataatttttaataaattataaataaattaaatctaGACCATTAGATTGTTTATTAATCTAATCTAACGCTTTGAATTTTATGGTGCATCAGATAAACTCAAAAGACTTGAATTGATTTTAGACAGACCCTTTGATTGTTATATAGTGAAAACATTGACTATTTTAGTAATAACTGATCTTTAGGGTGATTACTAATGCACttcaagaaaaaaataaagatcaGAATACAatacatttttatattaattttgttataatcgatattattaattatagacTATAactatgttaaaaaaaaaagtatatttaaaattaacGTGTAAGTTTAAATTATTGGATATCACAATAATTtcaacaattaaaaatatatgtaaatcTGCCTATGTAATAAAGAGTGCAATAGTtttaatttagtcaattttaaGTATCAGTCAACTATTATTATTCATGAtgtatgttatttaattttccTTACTATAGGTACATTTTGCGTTTCTTCTTTAAGTATTATGTTTCCTTTGAGAATGTTTATTTGCACTTCAAGAAGCAGATATATACTGCTCTGGAGATGTGGTATGGTGCAATAGAACATGGACGTACGATGGCCCGGATGGACTTAATTACTCATTAAGGAGTGGGGGCATTTGCCCATCCACCCTTAAAAAGAAAGTTATAAATACATGTCTATGTATATATTGTGTTGTCGAAATAATGTGTTGTCgtattcaaagaaaaattatgttattaaaTATGGGATGCAATAGTGAGACCAATAGTTAGGTTTGGATAAAATGTTTAGGTTTTGGATACTTGATTGCTCACTAATTTTATCATCTTCCAATTAAATTGACACCGAAATTGTGTCGCTCCAAATCACTCCGAAATTCGATTTGGGACTTAAAAtgtcaacaaaaaattaatttttttttcctccttGGCTCTTATTATGAGCATGGAGCATGGagggctttttttttttcaatatcaCTCGTGTTATTGGCCAAGAAGTTGGAATCAAGAAAGCGCTTGTATTCTTGAATTCTTGTGCAATCTAACCTAACTTTCTATGCCGCTTGCTTTTGTCCTTGGTAATCGGTCTAGTCTTGAACTATTTTTATTATGGGTAATGTTATATATGCATATCCGGAGAGAGTATCATCAATTAACCCAATAATATTTCTATACGAAGGCAGATATCTCTTTAACGATAATGATttaatcattttttaaaattacaataaatttaAGTTATTGACATCTACTTATAATTTTTTCGACAAGGAAAACTTCTCCTAATAAGTCCAAAGAGTTCAAGTCTTTCAATAATAAGGAACATTATCTTATGGTtatttgtaattaattaatGGAAAAGTCTAAGGGTCAGTAATTTTATTGCATTTtagccagcatgtaaccagcagagaaaGGTGAGTCATTGAATGAAATCTTACACCAATCTTATACCaccaaatcatcattgatggctagttgatggctacCAATCACAAATATTGTTGacccctagcattgctcttaATTAATTGTAACACCTCTGATCTTTGTATCAGTAATGGGATGAAAGATTAAGGATGATATACGATTCTTGATTTGAGGATCTTGAATGGTATGTCCATCTCTATCATGATACATGCACATTGACATTCTTGCAAGGTTTACTgcaatttcaataaaaattggaggcaaagaagaattatgagcttccttattcatcttcttccatGTTGTGTTTAACATGGATTTGATATGCTCTTGAGCATTAGTCTCAGAAGCTCCATTTTCATTCATGTAGCATTGAATCGATTTTGGAACATCACCAAATTCATTCTCCCGctaaaaatgataaattaaaaagaaataataataaaagtgaGATAAATGTTGAACATATATAAGAGAATTTAATTTTGGAAACAACACAAAGGAAATTTTGAAAGGTACCTTATGTGTTCTAAGATCATTAATGAGACGTGTAATTGTTGCTGAAAATCGAATTATGTCACAATATTCTTCTAAGTAACCCAATTCATTTTTTTGGAATGAATATGGAGTTGCAAAATAAGAATGAGTAAGCATAAGAGGAATCGCAATGGATATCCATGCATTTTCAACGTACTCTTCAAGACTTGGCTTATATCCACTGTAATACCATTTTGCCTCGGTAAAATATGCTTTACAAAGATCTGACCACTgaaatttttaccaaaaagaTAAGTTCATCATATAATAGGATTCTTGAGAAGGAAGTTAGAATATTGTATGCATTTTAAAATTCATAACGTACAATGAAAAATTACGATTATTAAAAGTATAGTAAAAACTAAACAATTTCTTACCACTTTCTTTAGATATGGAGTGATATTGTCGCCGTTCATTTTCAAGAACTCAAAAGCTAATTCATCGACGAAATCATGGATAGCATAGAAGCATATTTTCAAGTAGTCCGGAAGGTTATCAATGGTATTTAGATCCCATCTGCAGTCAACaataaaagtattaaaattattttaaatttttttgttgattaaagtactttttaaatgtttaagctaaattttaatttttttattctaacgtctgaaaagttatatttttattctaaaatattttattttatcctattttacTTTTtgaactaatattattttttttcaaaaataatgtttttctttttattattatattctttttcttattaatcTGTCATACTTTCTCTCAAATCACTATAATCAAcactataattataattttcaaatgttgaaaataaaactaaaactTAATTCAAATATTAAGAACTAAAttagtattatatttttttatggataaagtatatattttttcgtaaattttgtcaaaaattttaaaattatttctaaatttaattttatttcaattttgtttcaaaaaatttttatttgcatcaaatatatccttaataattaaattataaaagataggactaatttaataataatacatcataaatatatttaatttgtttgtattaaaaattgTTATTGTGAAGTTATTCCTaaatttgttataatttttttcttaaatgtTAGTTGTTAAGGATAAATTTGATGAAAATCAAAAATTTctaagacaaaattaaaacaaaataaaactttggatatttttaaaatttttaacaaattaaaaaaaaatatatatgtgtgttactttttttatttatttattgtatgTGGCAAAATTTCAAATGTGATGTAGGCAAAGAAATTTAATAGAGTTAAGTATTAAATTGTTCTCTTACGTTTGGGCGTAATCATGTTTTAATCTTTAAGTTTTAAACTGTCTTATTTAAATccaaaaaagttttatttagttttaatataGTCTCACTGTaaggtcaaagttaaataattaacagaATGTCTTACATGACAGCAGTACAATAACAAGGTCGATAATTTGGAGAATAAGTATAAGCTCTAGAGGCACAAAATCAACCGTAAATatatcaatacatttatttatcattcttcttagttctatagaaaatatttcatttaaattgtaaaaaaaatgataataaatgtattgatgcatcCACGATTGATTTTGTGCCTATAGAGCTTGTATTTGTTCTCCAGATTATCAACTTTATTCTTGTACTTCTATTATGTAGAACATTTCGTTAATTGTTTAACTTTGACCTACAGTAGAACTACGTTGAtgctaaatatttttttttttaaattcaagtAGAATACTTTAAACTTTAAGGATCAAAACAAGATTTTGTCcgaacataaaaaattaatttagtacTTCACCCAATTTAATATCAGTAGTGAGCATGAATTACTAACCTGTCAATTGCTTCCGTGAAAAGCTCTAATTCTTCAAGAGTTCCATAAACATCATAAAGATCATCAATTATGGTTGCTAAGGAAGTGACCTTTGCTAGAGTTGTTCTAGAAAACTCAAGATCTGGCTCAAAGCTCATTCCCATACCCCAAAAGTAGCTCTCTACCAATCTATCCCTTGCAAAGTTCAACTGTTCTGGAAGGCCAATTTTTCTCCACCATcttaataaagaaattaaatgaacCCCCTTTTATTAAGAATTTAATCAATTCCAAAAAGATACTACTCTTGAAGTGTTTGTTTTCTATGACGAAGATCTTGAGAAATTTGATGcaatttcttaaaaaatatatttcatcATACATATTCATtgctatttttaaaaatacttgaaatccAAAACACtttaattaaaacataaaatatttatatttattattttacacgttcaaatttaataaatttaggGTTAGTTTACCCATTATTTCTGTAGTAGTTTAGGTTTTCTTCTTTATAGATTTTTATGGCCTCATATcattacataatatatatatatatatatataatatactaaaaataatattatatgactaataaaatttattatgttaattAATATTTGACCAATATTTtgtatcttaaattttaattttaaaatttaaaaattaaattttaaatattaataatataaatatataaagtattaattaaaagta
The Arachis stenosperma cultivar V10309 chromosome 7, arast.V10309.gnm1.PFL2, whole genome shotgun sequence genome window above contains:
- the LOC130942062 gene encoding terpene synthase 10-like is translated as MDHLPILMATNSIPARFSTVILPQGLEFKTFKNVPFPTQCNALNKISNHNQTTPRRSANFKPSIWHYDYIQSLNSKYKQGTYTEQSQALREEVRMMLCKVENHVDHLDLIDVLQRLGVAYYFKNEIRNLLDNIYDMVDSKKKKDLHATALEFSLLRQHGYDISSDVFFNFLDERDNFKISESVDIEGILSLYEASFYSLEGETILDEARNFSSKILEKYSFRNKSEGNYLSLLIDHSLEIPLHWRAPRWETEWFIHAYETRETMNPSLLEFAKLDFNILQTIHQDELKNASRWWRKIGLPEQLNFARDRLVESYFWGMGMSFEPDLEFSRTTLAKVTSLATIIDDLYDVYGTLEELELFTEAIDRWDLNTIDNLPDYLKICFYAIHDFVDELAFEFLKMNGDNITPYLKKVWSDLCKAYFTEAKWYYSGYKPSLEEYVENAWISIAIPLMLTHSYFATPYSFQKNELGYLEEYCDIIRFSATITRLINDLRTHKRENEFGDVPKSIQCYMNENGASETNAQEHIKSMLNTTWKKMNKEAHNSSLPPIFIEIAVNLARMSMCMYHDRDGHTIQDPQIKNRISSLIFHPITDTKIRGVTIN